In Carassius gibelio isolate Cgi1373 ecotype wild population from Czech Republic chromosome B20, carGib1.2-hapl.c, whole genome shotgun sequence, the following are encoded in one genomic region:
- the LOC127984241 gene encoding tumor necrosis factor receptor superfamily member 21, whose amino-acid sequence MWTRAYLNKSDSAGTMPGKMSMSWSLIMLLFTAVSDVLTHTLTPSPTTEKPLSPRHYHHIDPSTGNKLVCDKCPAGTYVSSHCTEASVRECSPCPDGTFTRGENGVQQCHRCQRPCQAPFVEKTPCTSTNDRLCVCPPGSFSQGGKCQRYSLCPPGWGVRKRGSETEDVRCRECQRGTFSDVASDALRCRSHTDCSSLGLTLLIKGTEKTDSVCGPTPASSVYVLLGEAYVSTVSSTESAYRASTAVLPATEVQDVAGSVLSSTDMALNAEEDFPTTTASSKASDEDGRPLIAATQDLPKLQNKFSLSQDSQPASQQAMETLSEAKAQGLGYRPIRRGAPRPSTHKHFDINEHLPWMIVLLLLLVLVVIVVCSVKRSSRVLKKGPIQDPSSIMEKAIHKKPSSPAQTKERWIYYSNGQGVDILKLVAAQIGSQWIDIYQSLASATEREVAAFSNGYSADHERAYAALQHWTIRDSDANLAKLINALHRQRRIDVVDKIRSVMEDNPQVDLNKLMTAVNVSHCLSPSHKPSESPGVVVEQSPMERTRGFFTDESEPLLRCDSTSSKDSALSRTGSFITKEKKDTVLRQVRLDPCDLQPIFDDMLHILNPEELHVIEEIPMAEDKLDRLFEIAGVKSQEASQTLLDSVYSHLPDLL is encoded by the exons ATGTGGACCAGGGCATATTTAAACAAGAGTGATTCCGCTGGGACGATGCCTGGGAAGATGTCTATGTCTTGGTCGCTGATAATG CTGCTGTTCACTGCGGTCAGTGACGTCTTAACCCACACACTGACCCCCAGCCCGACCACAGAGAAGCCCTTGTCTCCTCGACACTACCACCACATCGACCCCTCCACTGGAAACAAGCTGGTCTGCGACAAGTGTCCGGCGGGCACCTACGTGTCCTCCCACTGCACAGAGGCCAGCGTACGGGAATGCAGCCCCTGCCCAGATGGCACCTTCACCCGGGGCGAGAACGGTGTTCAGCAGTGCCACCGCTGCCAGAGACCCTGCCAAGCCCCATTCGTCGAGAAAACTCCCTGTACATCCACCAACGACCGGTTGTGCGTGTGCCCGCCAGGCAGCTTCTCCCAGGGTGGAAAGTGTCAGCGGTACTCATTATGTCCACCGGGATGGGGCGTCCGAAAGCGAGGGAGTGAGACAGAGGATGTGCGCTGCCGGGAATGTCAGCGTGGCACCTTCTCCGACGTTGCATCAGATGCTCTGAGGTGCCGATCTCACACAGATTGCTCGTCTCTGGGCTTAACGTTGCTGATCAAAGGCACAGAAAAGACAGATAGTGTGTGTGGACCAACTCCAGCCAGTTCGGTCTATGTCCTACTTGGAGAGGCCTACGTTTCCACGGTTTCCAGCACTGAGTCAGCATATAGAG CTAGTACTGCAGTCTTACCAGCTACAGAGGTTCAGGATGTAGCCGGGTCAGTCCTCAGTAGCACAGACATGGCCCTCAACGCTGAAGAAGACTTTCCCACAACCACAGCTTCCTCCAAGGCTAGTGATGAGGATGGCAGACCCTTAATCGCTGCAACTCAGGACCTCCCTAAACTGCAAAACAAGTTTTCCTTATCACAAGACTCCCAGCCTGCCAGTCAACAGGCAATGGAGACTCTGTCTGAGGCCAAGGCCCAAGGTTTGGGCTACCGGCCCATCCGCAGGGGTGCACCGAGGCCTAGCACGCACAAGCACTTTGACATCAACGAGCACCTCCCTTGGATGATAGTCCTGCTTCTACTGCTGGTGCTGGTAGTGATTGTGGTGTGCAGCGTAAAGCGCAGTTCGCGAGTGCTGAAGAAGGGTCCCATACAGGATCCCAGCAGCATCATGGAAAAAGCCATCCACAAGAAGCCCAGCTCTCCAGCGCAGACCAAGGAGAGGTGGATCTACTACTCAAATGGACAGG GTGTTGACATCTTGAAGCTGGTGGCAGCACAGATTGGCAGTCAGTGGATTGACATATATCAGTCTTTGGCCAGTGCCACCGAGCGAGAGGTGGCCGCCTTTTCCAATGGCTACTCGGCTGATCATGAGAGGGCATACGCTGCTCTCCAGCACTGGACCATACGAGACAGCGACGCCAACCTGGCAAAGCTGATCAATGCCCTTCACCGCCAACGCCGCATTGACGTGGTGGACAAGATACGAAGTGTCATGGAAGACAATCCTCAG GTTGACCTCAACAAACTAATGACGGCTGTGAATGTAAGCCATTGTCTGAGCCCCAGCCATAAGCCTTCGGAGTCGCCCGGTGTGGTGGTGGAGCAGTCCCCAATGGAGCGCACCAGAGGATTCTTCACCGACGAATCAGAGCCGCTGCTGCGCTGTGACTCCACTTCCAGCAAGGACTCTGCCCTCAGCCGGACAGGCTCTTTCATAACCAAAG AGAAAAAGGACACGGTGCTGCGGCAGGTACGTCTGGACCCCTGCGACCTGCAGCCCATCTTTGACGATATGTTGCACATTCTCAACCCCGAGGAGCTGCATGTTATTGAGGAGATTCCGATGGCGGAGGACAAGCTGGACCGCTTGTTTGAGATAGCAGGGGTGAAGAGTCAAGAAGCAAGCCAGACGCTGCTCGACTCAGTCTACAGTCACTTGCCTGACCTTCTTTAG